In a genomic window of Salvelinus fontinalis isolate EN_2023a chromosome 7, ASM2944872v1, whole genome shotgun sequence:
- the LOC129859698 gene encoding LON peptidase N-terminal domain and RING finger protein 2-like has translation MDVRLENHHNTAAAGLSPEMLSVAREAFRAGDFNLLAEIYSSQLADLRHPDRSLCLLKADALSRAGRIAEALDSYCTAANLDKLRPNELGSLVDCIAHTLRVKERLKECTDSNGVSEDEHSLDLFSCRLCKCLLIEPTTLECGHTFCKPCIEDDGIKECELCRYKLKKTNRELKPIGFKVNVVLSGLLGKWFCAESEARRCWLEGDRMRNEQGFINALEKYNNALEKAPYMCGLLARRAELHMEMNSFRQALQDGDAMCRLTPLSPKAHYVKALALNKAGYNEEALQEYLYCLALKPDWTSVKLETQKLSYSAMLSEMFSTFKTDGLPTSSLRPHQTGPASHLKPASLLLNSLHSTPRRWNQTPTGRRDSLSDTGAETKSSCEDSKTLACVLAALPLPPVLKRKLSDEPQGSAPPNKLPRKDESSSSQMPAACCSERREVPPQLLDSADMDCSVCIRLFYEPVTTPCGHTFCMKCLERCLDHNPNCPLCKENITEYLATRGYHKTLLMEEVLQRYLSEELAERSKVHQEEMAELSNLAQEVPIFICTMAFPTIPCPLQVFEPCYRLMIRRSMETGTKQFGMCIADDIKGFADYGCMLEVTDVKFQPDGRSVVDTVGVSRFRVLSHGHRDGYNTAKIEHLEDQKVDGEELAELQKLHDFVYEQASTWFTSLKDNMKNQIVSHFGQLPEKDPDIQGSASGPAWCWWLLAVLPLEKRAQLSILAMTTLRERLSTTRRVLSLVTRKHPPPRRPSSAAAASSSL, from the exons ATGGATGTTCGTTTGGAAAACCACCACAATACTGCTGCTGCGGGTTTGAGTCCAGAAATGCTGTCAGTTGCACGGGAAGCCTTCCGTGCTGGGGACTTCAACCTCCTTGCTGAGATCTACAGCTCGCAGCTGGCGGACCTCCGACACCCGGACCGGAGCCTCTGCCTCCTGAAAGCGGACGCGCTCAGCAGGGCTGGGCGGATAGCGGAGGCTCTGGATTCATACTGCACCGCCGCCAACTTGGACAAGTTACGACCAAACGAACTAGGGTCTCTCGTTGACTGTATTGCGCACACTTTGCGCGTAAAAGAACGCCTAAAAGAATGCACAGACTCCAATGGGGTTTCCGAGGATGAGCATTCGTTGGACCTGTTCTCATGTCGGCTTTGCAAGTGCTTGTTAATCGAGCCAACAACTTTGGAATGCGGCCATACATTCTGCAAACCATGCATTGAAGATGACGGTATCAAAGAATGTGAATTATGTCGTTACAAACTGAAAAAAACAAATAGAGAATTAAAGCCAATCGGTTTTAAAGTGAATGTAGTACTCAGTGGCCTGTTGGGTAAATGGTTTTGCGCAGAGAGTGAAGCAAGACGATGCTGGCTTGAAGGAGATAGAATGCGGAATGAACAGGGCTTTATCAACGCCCTTGAAAAATACAACAACGCTCTtgaaaaag CCCCCTATATGTGTGGGCTGCTGGCCCGACGGGCAGAGCTGCATATGGAGATGAACAGCTTCAGACAGGCCCTACAGGATGGAGACGCCATGTGTCGACTGACGCCCCTCTCTCCCAAG GCTCACTATGTGAAGGCCCTGGCTCTGAACAAAGCCGGTTATAATGAAGAGGCCCTGCAAGAATACTTATACTGTCTGGCTTTGAAGCCAGACTGGACATCAGTCAAGCTGGAAACGCAGAAGTTAAGCTACTCCGCT ATGCTGAGTGAGATGTTCTCCACGTTCAAGACGGACGGTCTCCCCACGTCATCACTCCGCCCCCACCAAACAGGCCCCGCCTCCCACCTCAAACCAGCCTCCCTTCTCCTCAACTCCCTCCATTCCACCCCTCGTAGATGGaaccaaacccctactggccgtAGAGACAGTTTGTCTGACACCGGAGCAGAGACCAAGTCCTCATGTGAGGACTCCAAGACCCTGGCTTGTGTCCTGGCTGCCTTACCTCTCCCCCCTGTTCTAAAGAGGAAGCTCTCAGACGAGCCCCAAGGCTCTGCACCCCCCAACAAGCTGCCCAGAAAAG ATGAGTCAAGCTCATCCCAGATGCCTGCTGCTTGTtgcagtgagaggagagaggtgccTCCTCAGCTCCTGGATAGTGCTGACATGGACTGCTCTGTTTGTATAAG GCTGTTCTACGAGCCAGTCACCACCCCCTGTGGACACACCTTCTGCATGAAGTGTCTTGAGCGCTGTTTGGACCACAACCCCAACTGCCCGCTGTGTAAAGAGAACATTACAGAG TACCTGGCCACTAGAGGGTACCATAAGACCCTGCTGATGGAGGAGGTGCTGCAGCGCTACCTGTCTGAGgagctggctgagaggagcaaGGTGCACCAGGAAGAAATGGCAGAGCTGTCAAA CTTAGCCCAGGAAGTGCCCATCTTCATCTGCACCATGGCCTTTCCCACAATTCCCTGCCCTCTGCAAGTCTTCGAGCCGTGTTATAGGCTGATGATCCGACGCTCTATGGAGACGGGAACCAAGCAGTTTGGAATGTGCATCGCTGACGACATCAAAGG CTTCGCAGACTACGGCTGCATGTTGGAGGTGACAGACGTGAAGTTCCAACCAGACGGGCGCTCGGTGGTCGACACGGTCGGAGTGTCCCGCTTCAGAGTGTTGAGCCACGGCCACCGTGACGGCTACAACACAGCCAAGATAGAGCACCTGGAGGACCAGAAGGTGGATGGAGAGGAGCTGGCGGAGCTGCAGAAGCTGCATGACTTTGTGTACGAGCAGGCCAGCACCTGGTTCACCTCCCTCAAAGACAATATGAAGAACCAGATCGTCAGTCACTTTGGACAGCTGCCTGAAAAAGACCCTGACATACAG GGGAGTGCCAGTGGTCCTGCATGGTGTTGGTGGCTGCTGGCTGTACTGCCCCTGGAGAAGAGAGCCCAGCTAAGCATCCTGGCCATGACCACCCTCCGAGAGCGCCTCAGCACCACCCGCCGCGTGCTCAGCCTCGTCACACGCAAACACCCTCCACCGCGGCGACCATCTTCAGCAGCGGCAGCATCATCATCACTGTAG